A window from Magnetospirillum sp. 15-1 encodes these proteins:
- a CDS encoding ABC transporter ATP-binding protein, producing MITIENLSHTYPGARKMPPRTAISDLTLEVRDGEFAILSGPNGSGKSTLFRILCGMTLPGTGKVTVGGFDLFAQPARVREIMGVVFQSPAVDKHLSVGENLKIHADLYGLKGADFIRRRDGALGWTDLDGRLDQKVDTLSGGLARQVELAKVLMTDPKVLLLDEPTTGLDPMSRRNFLGALHKLQKERGMTVLMTSHVFSEADDVDRVAIMREGKLLAYDTPAALKAMIGTEMVMVQAKDAEGLAARLRAEMGLAVRCIGDEVRLEETENGESLPLLERILDRYRADISAISIKQPGLDDVFVHVTSKAVPDHALALELRKAAS from the coding sequence ATGATCACCATCGAAAATCTCAGCCATACCTATCCGGGCGCGCGCAAGATGCCGCCCCGGACGGCCATCTCGGACCTGACCCTGGAGGTCAGGGACGGTGAGTTCGCCATCCTGTCCGGCCCCAACGGCAGCGGCAAGTCCACGCTGTTCCGCATCCTGTGCGGCATGACCCTGCCGGGTACCGGCAAGGTCACGGTGGGTGGCTTTGACCTGTTCGCCCAGCCGGCCAGGGTCCGCGAGATCATGGGGGTGGTGTTCCAGAGCCCCGCCGTGGACAAGCACCTGTCGGTGGGCGAGAACCTGAAGATTCACGCCGATCTCTATGGCCTGAAGGGCGCGGATTTCATCCGCCGCCGCGACGGAGCCCTGGGTTGGACCGACCTGGACGGCCGCCTGGACCAGAAGGTCGACACCCTGTCGGGCGGTCTGGCGCGTCAGGTGGAACTGGCCAAGGTGCTGATGACCGACCCCAAGGTCCTGCTGCTGGACGAGCCCACCACCGGGCTGGACCCCATGAGCCGCCGCAACTTCTTAGGCGCGCTCCACAAGCTGCAGAAGGAACGCGGCATGACCGTGCTGATGACCAGCCACGTGTTCTCCGAGGCCGACGACGTGGACCGCGTCGCCATCATGCGCGAAGGCAAGCTGCTGGCCTACGATACCCCCGCCGCGCTGAAGGCCATGATCGGCACCGAGATGGTGATGGTCCAGGCCAAGGACGCCGAAGGACTGGCCGCCCGCCTGCGCGCCGAGATGGGTCTGGCCGTGCGCTGCATCGGCGACGAGGTGCGCCTGGAGGAGACCGAGAACGGCGAGAGCCTGCCGCTGCTCGAACGTATCCTGGACCGCTACCGCGCCGACATCTCCGCCATCTCCATCAAGCAGCCGGGCCTGGACGACGTCTTCGTCCATGTCACCAGCAAGGCGGTCCCCGACCACGCCCTGGCGCTGGAATTGCGAAAGGCGGCATCATGA
- a CDS encoding ABC transporter permease encodes MTGMAPVAFSLAKREFTRFIRQPQRVIGTVAQPLLFWLFLGAGFGGSFRPAGMENVTYLEYFYPGVMLMMMLFASIFSSITIIEDRDAGFLQGVLVAPVSRLAIVLGKVLGATSIAMIQTLIFTIAAPFLGLHLGAGALVLLLMGFLLTGIGFSALGFLLAWGMKSTSAFHAVMMVFLMPLWMLSGALFPIGNVPGWMKAVMLANPVSHALVIIRAPFYGGPARLFTDTDYLLSLAVTLAWAGLCLGLSMARVNRREKGV; translated from the coding sequence ATGACCGGCATGGCCCCCGTCGCCTTCTCGCTGGCCAAGCGCGAGTTCACCCGCTTCATCCGCCAGCCCCAGCGGGTAATCGGCACCGTGGCGCAGCCGCTGCTGTTCTGGCTGTTCCTGGGCGCCGGCTTCGGCGGCTCGTTCCGGCCGGCCGGCATGGAGAACGTCACCTATCTCGAATACTTCTACCCCGGCGTGATGCTGATGATGATGCTGTTCGCATCCATCTTCTCGTCCATCACCATCATCGAGGATCGCGACGCCGGTTTCCTGCAGGGCGTGCTGGTCGCTCCGGTATCGCGTCTGGCCATCGTGCTGGGCAAGGTGCTGGGCGCCACCTCCATCGCCATGATCCAGACCCTGATCTTCACCATCGCCGCGCCGTTCCTCGGCCTGCATCTGGGGGCCGGCGCCCTGGTTCTGCTGCTGATGGGCTTCCTGCTCACCGGCATCGGCTTCTCGGCGCTGGGCTTCCTGCTGGCCTGGGGCATGAAGTCCACCTCGGCCTTCCACGCGGTGATGATGGTGTTCCTGATGCCCTTGTGGATGCTGTCGGGCGCCCTGTTCCCCATCGGCAACGTGCCGGGCTGGATGAAGGCGGTGATGCTTGCCAATCCGGTCAGCCATGCGCTGGTGATCATCCGCGCCCCCTTCTACGGCGGCCCCGCCCGGCTGTTCACCGACACCGATTACCTGCTGTCCCTGGCGGTAACATTGGCCTGGGCCGGATTGTGCCTGGGCCTGTCCATGGCCCGCGTCAACCGGCGGGAAAAGGGCGTCTGA